The Acidimicrobiales bacterium genome window below encodes:
- a CDS encoding metalloregulator ArsR/SmtB family transcription factor — MARASTTADVFNAIAEVHRREILDVLIAGEKPVGAIVDELAISQPQVSKHLRVLSEVGLVRSRAVGRRRLYRLDPTSLRPVGDWVAKYEQLWNERLDRLDDYLSELQRRDGQSDQRSQGAPGR, encoded by the coding sequence ATGGCTCGGGCGTCGACTACTGCCGACGTCTTCAACGCCATCGCCGAAGTGCACCGCCGCGAGATCCTCGACGTGCTGATAGCAGGCGAGAAGCCGGTCGGGGCGATCGTCGACGAGCTGGCGATCTCCCAGCCACAGGTCTCCAAGCATCTCCGGGTCCTCAGCGAAGTGGGACTCGTCCGGTCCCGTGCAGTGGGGCGCCGTCGCCTCTACCGCCTGGACCCGACGAGCCTCCGACCCGTGGGCGACTGGGTCGCTAAGTACGAGCAGCTGTGGAACGAGCGGCTCGATCGCCTGGACGACTACCTCAGCGAGCTTCAGCGACGAGACGGACAATCAGACCAGCGATCACAAGGAGCACCAGGACGATGA
- a CDS encoding YciI family protein yields the protein MEFLCYHRDRPGSVLLREELLEEHWSYMDRYATGMIARGPTFASDGDMPTGSVHIVDLPDAAAARAFAFDEPNYQAGVYRDVLLRRWHNTLGRTMWEFPGGRTGGNRYLVLGLSSGEATDLVGPPDRDNLIAYGPLLSDDGSAWLGTAVLVRAPDQDAARAVLASDRYADIEVHNWRFGGRG from the coding sequence ATGGAGTTCCTCTGCTACCACCGCGACCGGCCCGGCTCCGTATTGCTGCGCGAGGAGCTGCTGGAGGAGCACTGGTCGTATATGGACCGGTACGCGACTGGGATGATCGCCCGGGGGCCTACCTTCGCCAGCGACGGCGACATGCCCACCGGCAGCGTGCACATCGTCGACCTGCCCGATGCCGCCGCCGCTCGCGCGTTCGCCTTCGACGAGCCCAACTACCAGGCAGGCGTTTACCGGGATGTACTGCTGCGCCGCTGGCACAACACGTTGGGGCGCACGATGTGGGAGTTCCCCGGTGGCCGCACAGGTGGCAACCGGTATCTGGTGCTCGGCCTCAGCTCTGGCGAAGCCACCGACCTCGTCGGGCCACCCGACCGAGACAATCTGATTGCATACGGGCCCCTGCTATCCGACGACGGCAGTGCCTGGCTGGGCACGGCGGTGCTGGTGCGGGCACCAGACCAAGACGCAGCACGCGCCGTCCTTGCCTCGGACCGTTACGCTGACATCGAGGTCCACAACTGGCGGTTCGGGGGCCGCGGGTGA